A single region of the Trichoplusia ni isolate ovarian cell line Hi5 chromosome 2 unlocalized genomic scaffold, tn1 tig00002189_group1, whole genome shotgun sequence genome encodes:
- the LOC113506169 gene encoding solute carrier family 22 member 3-like translates to MNSLKKCINFVNVTAVGICSQFGLACQDWKPTLVGTVHSFGNMLGLLLQGQISDRFGRKTAAVVAGTAGALLGLTKSFATSFWLYVVLEALEAAVGDALSPMFMLSIEIVEKKRAVLFQMILLNFYTCGLIVMPFIAWAVPYWRHFLRVIYAPCLLILTYSFFLDESIRWLYSKGKKERAVQIIQKIAKRNGVDIDPKMLDKLDYIDEENKSSVSDRKLLMKTFKSKIMMQRFLVCMVWWFTITLINYGMMISAVHIAGNKYVNFALLMLMDIPANVFYWLALSKYKRKLPLFVSFMIGGIFCISQPFVPKGYAWAGLALFMAFETLATFSYNIVYMYTSELFPTYTRNSMHSICSAVGRVGSLLAPQTPLLMSLWSGLPSLVFGVTSLLAGSLTLLMPETARCELPDTVAEAERIGRKPLLNHEQEQTNIHPYPEDSDT, encoded by the exons ATGAATTCTCTTaagaaatgtattaattttgtcAACGTTACAGCGGTAGGCATTTGTTCTCAGTTTGGGCTGGCGTGCCAGGACTGGAAGCCGACGCTGGTGGGCACCGTGCACAGCTTCGGCAACATGCTGGGCCTACTGCTGCAGGGACAGATCTCCGACAG GTTTGGTCGCAAGACGGCGGCGGTGGTGGCGGGCAcggcgggcgcgctgctggGGCTCACCAAGAGCTTCGCGACCAGCTTCTGGCTGTACGTGGTGCTGGAGGCGCTCGAGGCCGCCGTCGGGGACGCGCTCTCACCCATGTTCATGCTCA GTATAGAGATAGTGGAGAAGAAGCGCGCGGTTCTGTTCCAAATGATCTTATTGAACTTCTACACGTGCGGCCTCATCGTGATGCCGTTCATCGCGTGGGCCGTGCCCTACTGGAGACACTTCCTCCGTGTCATCTACGCTCCCTGCCTGCTCATCCTTACGTACTCCTTCTTCTTAGACGAAAGCATCCGGTGGTTATACAGCAAGGGCAAGAAAGAGCGAGCTGTCCAGATCATACAGAAGATAGCCAAGAGGAATGGTGTAGATATAGACCCCAAGATGCTAGACAAGTTGGACTACATCGATGAAGAGAATAAGAGTAGCGTGAGTGACAGGAAGCTGCTGATGAAAACCTTTAAGTCTAAGATCATGATGCAGAG GTTCCTGGTGTGCATGGTGTGGTGGTTCACGATCACGCTCATCAACTACGGCATGATGATCAGCGCGGTGCACATCGCCGGCAACAAGTACGTCAACTTCGCGCTGCTCATGCTCATGGACATCCCGGCCAACGTGTTCTACTGGCTCGCACTCTCCAAGTACAAGCGCAAGCTGCCGCTCTTCGTGTCCTTCATGATCGGAGGGATCTTCTGCATATCGCAACCCTTCGTGCCTAAAG GGTACGCGTGGGCTGGTCTGGCGCTGTTCATGGCGTTCGAGACGCTGGCCACGTTCTCGTACAACATCGTGTACATGTACACGTCGGAGCTGTTCCCCACCTACACGCGCAACTCCATGCACTCCATCTGCTCCGCGGTCGGGCGCGTCGGCTCGCTGCTCGCGCCGCAGACGCCGCTGCTG ATGTCTCTATGGTCGGGGCTGCCGTCGCTGGTGTTCGGCGTGACGTCACTGCTGGCAGGCAGCCTGACGCTGCTGATGCCGGAGACGGCGCGCTGCGAGCTGCCCGACACCGTCGCGGAGGCCGAGCGCATCGGTCGCAAACCGCTGCTCAACCACGAACAAGAACAGACAAACATTCATCCTTATCCAGAGGATAGTGACACATAG